From the genome of Populus trichocarpa isolate Nisqually-1 chromosome 15, P.trichocarpa_v4.1, whole genome shotgun sequence, one region includes:
- the LOC18105787 gene encoding two-component response regulator-like APRR1 isoform X1 codes for MEGEVDEQNLSGHMKESGNGKSVGGGGAGDGFVDRSKVRILLCDNDAKSSQEVFTLLLKCSYQVTSVRSARQVIDALNAEGPEIDIILSEVDIPMTKGMKMLKYIMRDKDLRRIPVIMMSAQDEVSIVVKCLRLGAADYLVKPLRTNELLNLWTHMWRRRHMLGLAEKNILNYDFDPVASDPSDANTNSTTLFSDDTDDLSRRSTNPEMGMSTHQEDESAAAASASASAAAAAAEPSPGDPQKYRPDVPGISDRRTGHLSSGPKKSELKIGESSAFFTYVKPSTVKNNSQGVALIEDNTNQNLRMEEKLQVCGEQMLNDAHLQENGEALEIHSQVDDFRSSSSIPDSLSLERSCTPPMSREFPQRNFKDDRVLMHQTNEPQLDASSLSTQSVYPYFMSGVVNQVMMSSSAQLYQKNLHELQSLGTSAMLPGYNHLPQCPPHMSGMASFPYYPVSICLQPGQMPTTPSWPSFGSSTSADVKLNKVDRREAALNKFRQKRKERCFDKKIRYVNRKKLAERRPRVRGQFVRKVNGVNVDLNGQPASTDYDEDEEEDGDEQASRDSSPEDDASGS; via the exons ATGGAGGGAGAGGTAGATGAGCAAAATTTGAGCGGGCACATGAAGGAGAGTGGTAATGGTAAAAGtgtaggaggaggaggagcaggaGATGGTTTTGTTGATAGAAGCAAAGTGAGGATTTTGCTATGTGATAATGATGCTAAGAGCTCTCAGGAGGTTTTCACTCTCCTTTTGAAGTGCTCTTATCAAg TTACATCAGTGAGATCGGCTAGGCAGGTGATTGATGCACTAAATGCTGAGGGGCCTGAAATCGACATTATACTTTCTGAAGTTGACATTCCAATGACCAAGGGCATGAAAATGTTGAAGTATATCATGCGGGATAAAGACTTGCGGCGTATTCCTGTGATCA TGATGTCGGCACAGGATGAGGTCTCAATTGTTGTAAAGTGCTTGAGACTTGGAGCGGCAGACTATCTTGTAAAGCCTTTACGTACTAATGAGCTCTTGAACCTGTGGACACACATGTGGAGAAGGCGGCAcatg CTTGGATTGGCGGAGAAGAACATCTTGAACTATGACTTTGATCCGGTTGCATCAGATCCTAGTGATGCTAATACAAACAGTACTACGCTGTTTTCAGATGACACGGATGACCTGTCTCGTAGGAGCACCAATCCTGAAATGGGGATGTCAACTCATCAGGAAGATGAG TCTGCTGCcgctgcttctgcttctgcttctgctgcTGCCGCCGCTGCCGAGCCTTCTCCTGGTGATCCACAGAAATATCGACCTGATGTGCCAGGGATCAGTGACCGCCGAACAG GACATTTATCTTCTGGTCCGAAGAAGAGTGAATTGAAGATTGGCGAGTCCTCTGCCTTTTTCACTTATGTCAAACCAAGCACGGTAAAAAACAATTCCCAAGGAGTTGCTCTTATTGAGGACAATACTAATCAAAATTTGAGGATGGAAGAGAAACTTCAAGTATGTGGCGAGCAAATGCTTAATGATGCCCATTTACAAGAAAATGGGGAGGCATTGGAAATCCACTCACAAGTAGATGACTTCCGTAGCAGTTCTAGCATTCctgactctctctctctggaaAGATCTTGCACCCCTCCTATGTCAAGAGAATTTCCCCAAAGAAATTTCAAGGATGATCGGGTGCTTATGCATCAAACGAATGAACCTCAATTAGATGCGTCAAGTTTATCAACACAAAGTGTGTATCCATATTTTATGTCAGGTGTTGTAAATCAAGTTATGATGTCATCATCAGCACAACTCTATCAAAAGAACCTGCATGAGTTGCAAAGCCTTGGAACTTCAGCCATGCTTCCTGGATACAATCATCTTCCCCAATGTCCACCTCACATGTCTGGGATGGCATCATTTCCTTATTACCCTGTTAGTATATGCTTACAACCTGGTCAAATGCCTACCACTCCGTCATGGCCATCATTTGGATCTTCGACGTCAGCTGATGTGAAACTAAATAAAGTAGATAGAAGAGAGGCAGCATTAAATAAGTTtagacagaaaagaaaagagcgcTGTTTTGATAAGAAGATAAGGTATGTTAATCGGAAAAAACTTGCTGAAAGGAGGCCTCGAGTGCGGGGACAGTTTGTGAGGAAGGTAAATGGTGTAAATGTGGATCTCAATGGGCAACCTGCTTCTACGGattatgatgaagatgaagaagaggaCGGTGATGAGCAAGCATCAAGGGATTCTTCTCCTGAGGATGATGCTTCAGGATCTTAA
- the LOC18105787 gene encoding two-component response regulator-like APRR1 isoform X2, protein MEGEVDEQNLSGHMKESGNGKSVGGGGAGDGFVDRSKVRILLCDNDAKSSQEVFTLLLKCSYQVTSVRSARQVIDALNAEGPEIDIILSEVDIPMTKGMKMLKYIMRDKDLRRIPVIMMSAQDEVSIVVKCLRLGAADYLVKPLRTNELLNLWTHMWRRRHMLGLAEKNILNYDFDPVASDPSDANTNSTTLFSDDTDDLSRRSTNPEMGMSTHQEDESAAAAAAEPSPGDPQKYRPDVPGISDRRTGHLSSGPKKSELKIGESSAFFTYVKPSTVKNNSQGVALIEDNTNQNLRMEEKLQVCGEQMLNDAHLQENGEALEIHSQVDDFRSSSSIPDSLSLERSCTPPMSREFPQRNFKDDRVLMHQTNEPQLDASSLSTQSVYPYFMSGVVNQVMMSSSAQLYQKNLHELQSLGTSAMLPGYNHLPQCPPHMSGMASFPYYPVSICLQPGQMPTTPSWPSFGSSTSADVKLNKVDRREAALNKFRQKRKERCFDKKIRYVNRKKLAERRPRVRGQFVRKVNGVNVDLNGQPASTDYDEDEEEDGDEQASRDSSPEDDASGS, encoded by the exons ATGGAGGGAGAGGTAGATGAGCAAAATTTGAGCGGGCACATGAAGGAGAGTGGTAATGGTAAAAGtgtaggaggaggaggagcaggaGATGGTTTTGTTGATAGAAGCAAAGTGAGGATTTTGCTATGTGATAATGATGCTAAGAGCTCTCAGGAGGTTTTCACTCTCCTTTTGAAGTGCTCTTATCAAg TTACATCAGTGAGATCGGCTAGGCAGGTGATTGATGCACTAAATGCTGAGGGGCCTGAAATCGACATTATACTTTCTGAAGTTGACATTCCAATGACCAAGGGCATGAAAATGTTGAAGTATATCATGCGGGATAAAGACTTGCGGCGTATTCCTGTGATCA TGATGTCGGCACAGGATGAGGTCTCAATTGTTGTAAAGTGCTTGAGACTTGGAGCGGCAGACTATCTTGTAAAGCCTTTACGTACTAATGAGCTCTTGAACCTGTGGACACACATGTGGAGAAGGCGGCAcatg CTTGGATTGGCGGAGAAGAACATCTTGAACTATGACTTTGATCCGGTTGCATCAGATCCTAGTGATGCTAATACAAACAGTACTACGCTGTTTTCAGATGACACGGATGACCTGTCTCGTAGGAGCACCAATCCTGAAATGGGGATGTCAACTCATCAGGAAGATGAG tctgctgcTGCCGCCGCTGCCGAGCCTTCTCCTGGTGATCCACAGAAATATCGACCTGATGTGCCAGGGATCAGTGACCGCCGAACAG GACATTTATCTTCTGGTCCGAAGAAGAGTGAATTGAAGATTGGCGAGTCCTCTGCCTTTTTCACTTATGTCAAACCAAGCACGGTAAAAAACAATTCCCAAGGAGTTGCTCTTATTGAGGACAATACTAATCAAAATTTGAGGATGGAAGAGAAACTTCAAGTATGTGGCGAGCAAATGCTTAATGATGCCCATTTACAAGAAAATGGGGAGGCATTGGAAATCCACTCACAAGTAGATGACTTCCGTAGCAGTTCTAGCATTCctgactctctctctctggaaAGATCTTGCACCCCTCCTATGTCAAGAGAATTTCCCCAAAGAAATTTCAAGGATGATCGGGTGCTTATGCATCAAACGAATGAACCTCAATTAGATGCGTCAAGTTTATCAACACAAAGTGTGTATCCATATTTTATGTCAGGTGTTGTAAATCAAGTTATGATGTCATCATCAGCACAACTCTATCAAAAGAACCTGCATGAGTTGCAAAGCCTTGGAACTTCAGCCATGCTTCCTGGATACAATCATCTTCCCCAATGTCCACCTCACATGTCTGGGATGGCATCATTTCCTTATTACCCTGTTAGTATATGCTTACAACCTGGTCAAATGCCTACCACTCCGTCATGGCCATCATTTGGATCTTCGACGTCAGCTGATGTGAAACTAAATAAAGTAGATAGAAGAGAGGCAGCATTAAATAAGTTtagacagaaaagaaaagagcgcTGTTTTGATAAGAAGATAAGGTATGTTAATCGGAAAAAACTTGCTGAAAGGAGGCCTCGAGTGCGGGGACAGTTTGTGAGGAAGGTAAATGGTGTAAATGTGGATCTCAATGGGCAACCTGCTTCTACGGattatgatgaagatgaagaagaggaCGGTGATGAGCAAGCATCAAGGGATTCTTCTCCTGAGGATGATGCTTCAGGATCTTAA